The genome window CGTGTAAGAAAACATGCAGATGGTCCGTCAAAAGTTTTGGCTGTAACTCGCGAATGATAAACCGCAAAAGTAGCTGAAGAAGAAGCTGGCCAGCAAAAGGGAGCAGCTCAGGGGGGAGGAAGAGGCTAAAGGCAGATGATAGCTAGGGGTGAGGAAAGAGGAAAGAGAGTGCAAGAGGCGAACGAGTTTATATGATTTTGATGAATTTCCGTGGCAACGAcgccaaaatgaaaatgaaaatgaaaatgttccAAGAAAGCTGCAGCATGAGAGCAAGAAGGGTGAAGTTTGAAGGGTAAAGGGTAAAGAGCGAGAGGGTGAGAGGGTGAGGGTGCCTCGATAAGTAGCAGTTAGGATTTTGCTGCTCCAACATCCGCGGCAGGGAGAACACAGACTACCTGCTTGGAGTTTAATATTAGAAATTGCAGCAACGATGATAAAAATCATTGGAGTTGAGTTGGACGAGAAACGCTGAGCCGGAAGGGCAAGTACAACGGGGATGAGTAGGGGGTTAAGAGAGAGTTTGAGAGAGGTCGCGACTACAAGCTACAAGTGAAGCGACTCGCACTGGCACTGCAAAGTAATTTCCTGCAATTtaaacttaagaaaaataagGAAGCGTCTTTGATTTCCGTGTGAAATGATGTGCGCCTCGCgattacaacagcaacaagctaAAGCAggaaggggcaggggcaggaaAAGGAACGGAGCCACCTGAGAGTCACTacagttaaatttaatgtagatttaagttgatttgatttattatttccCGCTCCTCAGCTCGACTGCAACTTCTTATTGGATTATTATTGTGACCACACTGATTGCCAATTGCATTGCCAGGTAATCATTTTGTGTTAAGCTTCCgggactctctctctctctctctctctcccttccaCTCTCCATAACTGCAGGTGCATCGTTTTATGATTTTCTAAATGCAATATTGAAACACTCAGCGggcacaaataaatatttgttgcaataaatacaattgCTTTGACAGCgcaaatacattaaatttaattcttctCAGCAGAAGATATTGCCATTTTCTTCAgctacaatattttgtaaagtaGATATAATACAATTCTTCTTCTCTgtctccctttttttttatgtgtaattgtttgtttgtgtctCTTTTCTAAATTCCCATGATATATTTTGCTCCTATTTTAATCAGCACTCATTCAAGAAGCTTTTGTAGAATTTATCAGTTGATTTGTTCTTTCTGAATAGACACAcaaatttttcttgatttttattgttttctgaATAATCAcaattttctctttatttttattgctttttttgaCAGTAAATcacaaaattttcaactatttggcgtcattaaaaaatttactcttttttatagcctatttccacgacagcacatttggctcattcgacgccattttcatcatttggccggaatgtggacttcattttagtacaaaatccgaatgatcatattggctcattcataatgaatgtgtagtttttttgccattcgccccggcgaatttcagtatttttttatcgaacacgcgatgtttatcgataagctcaagaaaaaaaagcaattatcaccttaaccagctgttttcatcaataaaatcggtaggcattgaatttgcgccaattataatatcaatataaatattaaaatgttgttattgtcagcttcttataatttgtgcacagaaaccgaacagctgatttgctttgggtgtCTTAACAGCTTCACATTtagtcgtggaaagccaaatatgagccacattcaaatgtgagcaaatgtggcaaatgtgagtggtcgtagAAATAGCCAATTAAGCATTTTCCGATTCTTCGGTAAGACActtctttcatttatttaatatttttttcatatctaTCTTCCTATTTTCTTCTCATTATGATCTGTCCATTTCGGTAATTTGGCTTTTCTACTTTCACCCTTCGCTGAgaaatactatttttaatcattaatttgtaaattttgagCTACTTTCAGCTTGTTGCATTAggtaagcaaattaaaataaattaaattagagttCACTCTTATCTGTACGTCTTCCTCTCTATTTGGACCCGTAATTGATAAGAtgtttatcttttaaatttttaatgctccTTTTTTGAGGCTTTCTTCTTCCTATCTTCAGAATGTATTgatctctcgctctctcatttattaattaaaattcattaagaTTCTTTTTCATGATTACTTCCCAACAATGCCCCTCTTGTACTTCTCTCTTTCCACTTCTCTGTTGTTTCGATGCATCTACTCTTTCTCTAGCGAATGCGGTTCTTTGTTCAACTTTGTTAAATGCTTGTTATCTCTCGTTTTAGGAGGCAACTTCGTCATCGTTTCGGCATCATTTAGAGCCAGTTTTGAAGTgaccatttttttgttttggagGGAAGTGTGACATTCATTGCAATCGTGGAGCTGGATACCGATATACTGCTATACCGTTTGTAGGATATGCCAGTGCCAAAAATTTCATGTATCGCATCTTTTTCTGCATGCTTTTTGCTTCGACTTCTTCATGTTTCCTTCAcatcattctctctctcttttttttcttgtatttgttgttttgtcacATTTCGGAAATGTTTGCGCCCTGAGTAGAGACAGGAGGAGGAGTATGAGCAGCACCAAAATGAAATGCCTGAGGGCAGTAAATTTAAGCGTCTGCCGGAGCAGCAGGAGAGGAGGAGCACCAACCGGACAACCGGGAGAAGCCCAGCCACGTGGCGTGCGGAGTATTTACCGCCATGTGCATAGTTTGCAAGTCTGCGCGACCGTCGCGACACCTGCAGGAATGACCGGGACCCGGGACTGGCCAGGCCAGAACAGACCCGAACCGGGCTAGAACCGGGCCAGACCGGGGAGACTCCACTCGCCGACATGGCCACTAACAACATCAAAAAGTGCCAAGTGCCAAGTGTTTGCCTTGGTCAGTGCCAACGAAGCCGAAGCTTGCtatgtttgcttgttttttttttttttttttttttttttgcgctctACTTCATTTTGGCTGTTGGGTGCTTTTTTGCCACCATTTTTGGCGCTGTGACATTTTTTGGGGCTCACTCGCTCCCACCTCAGCCGGAATGCCAGTTACGGTCTATATAGATCCCAGACCCGTGGCCTAATGTTCTCGCCATACGTAAGAGtaagttttttgtatttattttttttttttttttacaattttatttttatttttttttgttttgtgcacTTGTTGGGCTACTCTTTTATGCACATCGATTTTCGCTCAGTGCTTTTTATTTGCCGTAGTTGGGACAGCCGGACAGCCGGACAGCTGGCTATACGATACGACATGGCTGTTTGTTTCTACGCCGTTTGTTTATGTGCCGTAACTGGTCAGGAAGTTTTTAAAGCGACATTTAACAGAGCACAGACTAGAGACTGAGTTAATAGAAGAGTGCTTAGACTCCAAGTGAGTTAAGTGCTTCTTCAGCACTCACCGATCACCTTTAATCACTTGAATACtccaatcaattaatttttttctgaaaatcTTATTCAACATTTAGCCcgaaatttcacatttttatgtcgtttattttaatttttttatttatttatatatttatatttttttatattttatttcctattgaattaaatttaggTAATATCGGGGACAGTAATTAATGattgcatattttgtttatttcaattgaaaaaatcattcactttcAGTTACTGTAAAAAAGcgtgaaatataccaaaatttttctttaagggtaatctatgtaatttcaccatgatcttaaaatttatgatttttatgattttactTATGaagtaatcattatttttatgcaaaaaattaaaacttaagaaattttcaaatttgagcaaataaaaaataattatttcttaagtcttatttttttgaatgaaaaataaGAGTCAAGATgttattttgtcttttttaaGGAATATATGGACAAAATTCTTATACATTCCTAGTCagtaaatcatttttaaatttaaaaaaaattcaaaaaaaattttaaaattatatttccaataatataattatttaattttaatattaatattactaaatatatataaagcaacaaaatcaatgccttaaaaattttacactAGTTTTATCCGATTGCTTTGGTGAAAATGATAACTGAAAAATTCTGCCTTCAAGTGGTtcaaaatatgcaataaaCTCACAGTCCAAAGAGCTAGACGGTCGACATTTTCAGCGTAGTTTCGTTCTATTAAATCTACCTCGTTCTATTTGTCTGGTAAGTCTAAGGCTGATGTCAGAGTGCGCGCGAGAAGCGATGCGATGCGAGAAGCGATAATATTGCGTGCGATGAGCAAAGCGATTAGATGTCAGAGTGAAAGCTTTGCATGAAGCGAGTTGCATTGCtctattttagttattaatgtGGGCTTGATGGATTCTGACGAGGAATTTTTCTGTTCGAGCGCAACTCTTAATTTTGTGCTAAGCAAAAAGAGAAGTGTCCACCCACTCAACAGCAATAGAAATGAAAAAGGAgagttttgtaatttatacaATGATTTACGAAAGCAtccagaaaagttttttaactatacgcgaatgtcaatttaaacttttgactatatattaaataaaattggcagTAGACTGGAGAAGCGTTggtcaaattttgtaaaacatCCGATACTCCCTTGccagaaattaataataacctTGAGGTAAGATTTTTaacagttaataatatttttatttatttatatttatattaatacatattgaaataaaagaatatttatattgaaaatgaaataaagtgttgtttataaTGTAAGTGAagtatacttaaataatagCATTAATTGTCAAaggaataattaaatacaattttgcaTGAATGAATGCAAGAAAAGAGACTAGCAGTCTGAGCGAGACCAAGCGATAAAGCAGGTTGTAAACTGCTTTCTCGCCTCGCTCTCGATTTGTCGCTTGAACTCGCATCTCGCTCCGTTCTCACTCTGACACCTTTTAAGcgattgcattaaaaaaaggttGCAGAGCTTTATCGCGCGATGTCGCCCAATATTATCGCATCGCTTCTCGCGCGCACTCTGGCATCAGCCTAAGCCTAATGTCCAatagtatgaaaattaaatgagttAAGCATGTGTTAATTGCTAATGCTTTATAAACTACTGACTAATTGCCAAGTTATCTATGTTTAAAATACACATATGGTTTACAGTGACTGCACTGATATGCATGCGTTACCCAACACTGATTGGCAGTCAGCCATTTTGTGAAGGCGCCTTAATAGGTTTTGGGCAACTTTTAGCTCCTTTTGGGGCTTCTCCATTGccaattaataaaactatttcacTTCTGTAACAAAGTTTGTCAAGTTCCGCACTTTATAAATACCCTTCGTGTTCCATGGATCcaacagttggcagttggtTTGACTGTCGACGTTTTCGGGTAAGTGACGAAAGGGAAATAGAGAAGCGAgggcttcttcttcttctttcagCATGCCGTCAAATTGTGCGACAAAGTCAAATGCACTTTGGACATGTGTTAGTGTacgtgtatgtacatatgtgtatgtatgtatgtatgtatgtatatatgtatatgtgctgCATTTTGCAATATTGCATATTGTGAGACGcacttaaattcaattaagctACAAAGGCAGTTATACAAAACCGAAGCAGCCATCCAAGGACCACACGCGTCCAAAAACGAACCCAGCACCCAAAACCAGGACCAGGACCAGGACCAAGTGCAGGACCAGGACCAGGACCAGGACCATGACGACACCGACGATGTCGCTGCAAGATGGAAGTTGGAATATGGAGTATGGAATATATAGTGGCAACGCTGGTTACACTTTATGTCGTTGCCCTTCAAGCGCTCATTCATTCATGCACCAATTCGCTCAACCATTCAAACTTGCACTCATTCAATCATAGCTCGTGCTCTTGCaatcgtttttgtttttgttgttgttgtagttgtcgtcACTTGTTTGAAATAAGCGTGTTTACCATCATATCGAATACTGTATGAATTGTATTCACGAATAGTGAACAAGTTTGAATCCCTCAAGCGATGCTACattcatcattttttttaaaattgcttgcCAAACTTTAacactttttatataaaattcattttttttcttctttcagttttattttaaaatttataaatagttacattttttaaattgaaaataactttttgtcAACTACCTAAGAAAAATGTCAAAACTCCATCTCAAAAGTTTCAAGATCAATactaaatgattttttgatcATATATTCGAATGCcattaatttatatgaaatttatttatcacaaaaaatttatgcaattaaaatatatttaacatttttataataaaataaaaataaattgtattttttaagacatttcccaattttttttctatatatttcaataaatattttgaaattaaaaatgattagtTGCTGGGttaaaaaaacaccaaaaattgtttttgcttggCTTTAAggttgttaaaaatttaaaaatcatgccTCATAGAAACTTACAGTTACCTGgatttaagttaatttgaaaaaaattttcgaaatcattttttaaatgtagtgatgtaaatccaaacttaagatcaaattttatatcgaaatagaaaatcgccaaaaataagcatcgagctgtcgatatatcggaaaaaagtagatcgagttgcaaatattgagttttttagaagaaaaaaattttaatttgaaaacgtaattgtaatcacaaaatacactTGTACATATTTTAGAAATCCTTCTTTTGTGGCATCGTTTTCATTCCTAAtttgaactttaaaaattttgtagtttattttttacggACGCTCATCAATAATTGAATgactaaatttaattcagcaaattaactacgatgaacaagcaaccgtgagttgtcgatttttaatggaaatcgatttaatcaactcgatagatcgtcctaaaaatcatcgagttaaagtactcgataatcgcttccgcgaaaatcgagcTATCGATATttcgacatttttttaaatcactaCTTAAATGTATTCAATCAGTCTATAAATATGGGAagagaaattcaattttttttttctttattttcttatatatttataaaaaaaagcttaaaaatgtattaaaaatatcaacacttgtttttgtaattaatattttgaacaatttacaatgtatattaactttaagtgtttttccttaacttgattaaaactcAAACAATCGAAATATAAGTATTATCTACACTTTCAAATCTTTAGAATCGAATTGAAAGGGTAAACAGGCTTCGGTGTTTTGTGAGAAACTGTACTTTGTTAGGTTTTTTAGTGTTGACTGCGTGCATGGTGAATGCCTGAAAGGATGAGGAGCTGCAGGGATGCATAACTGAAGGACTGAAGGACTAAAGGACTGTATGCATGGTTAGATGGTAAGTTGGTTATCTGGTGCGAGATGGAATAGGACAGGCAAGGGTTGGAATGGGAAAGCGGGAGAAAGGAGAGAAAGGGGAGAAAGGGGAGAAAGGGCTTTCAGTTTGTTGGGCGTGGCActctaatttcatttgcacGCTTTTCAACGCTGTTCAGCTTCAATTGAGCTCCATTTAAATGTGTTGTCGAGGTGTCCTGCTCTGCCTGGACATGCTAGTGTAAATAGATATGAAAGGATATCTTTTGCTACCAGCAGAAACAAAGCATAAACCTGAAATAACTCGCACTTTTGTGAGCAGTAAAAGAAGCTTTGCCTGATGTCTCGTATCTTTTGCATCTGCAGTTGGAACTAGAACTGAAACTGATGGaactgttgctgatgatgttgctgctggtggcaTCGTTGACTATGTACAACTAATTCCATTAAAGCAAGCTCtaagttgattttcaattgaCTCCTCATTTTGATCACGAGAAGGAGATGAGGAGATGGGGAGAAGGGAGAAGGGAATGGCGTCTGTGCTGTCAGCAATCAACATGTTCAATTGAGCATATCCTGGCCTGCCTGGCCAGAATGCTGCCAGTGCGACGCAATGTGATTACCCCGATGCCATTTTGTACACACACGGACCAAGGACCAACAGTAGCAATAGCagcaccatcatcatcatcatcatcatcattgcaAGGACATCGTCCTTGATGGCGTCTGTCCGGCAGCCACGGCGCCCGTTGGGTTGCCTTTTACATTTCATTGGATTTTATGCGTTTTACTTTATGctgatgtttttattattaaatttccttgaattttcatttacattttttgtgttttgcttcGCTACGTTGTGCTTAAGCCGAGTTCCCTcttctccccctctctctctctctctatctccccctctctctctctcgcccaCTGCACTGATGACTCCTCTTCATTTTCAcacttttcattcaatttatcGCATTTCGCAAATTGAGTGTCGCTTTCCTTAGATGTTCTCAACTGTGTTTTGTGCCTGCTTCGTTCTCTCCTCGTCCCTTACTTCCAATAGTGCTGCTCCTGTTACCATTTTTCATCTCATTCATCCGCTCACATAATTAGCCATTTTCAGATCTCCGATTGCGCGAGTCTCTTTCTCAATTTGATGTCCAACAATCGTATTACACTCTTAACTATAGTTACAACTAGACATACATCCAAATTCAAGACATTAACTTCAATCTGGCAGCGTTAATAAGTTGAATTTGTTTCGGGTTTTACTTCGGTAaacgattttcattttttaaagcaTACTTTTTAGGATGCTctcaaattttgtaaatttaacgCAAAAGTGGGATTTCAAATATCCACAAGTATAGTGTGCTAATAAatgttaacttttaatttataagacACTCTTAAATAAgcgacttttttatttattgttataaaacaaaacctCAAACATTCTTGGTTCCTGTTCCTTGATTCATGTATAACAAAATCTACTTAGCATACTTTTTAGGATCGATAATTCGAAAAGGTCTCGTGGTcgctatttttattgttattgaacatttaaaagtcaaaatatttgtctaACACCAGATCTACAAAGCATTTAATTGTGAACAGAATAAAAGATCCTTGATgtcttgattttatttcaattctaaGATCTTCCATTGCTAGACTTCAATAGTTTTATGCAGTATTCGTTTTAAGGAAAGTAGACTACATATTAGGTTTACAAAAATGGCTCTTCATTTCGAGTTTCACTTTCGTAAAAAAATCGTCTATAACCTCACTTTTCTTATGTACAAAAGTGGATATATCTGTTTGCCCTAATTACACACGACCTCGGCGCTCACTTTACACTTTACACTTGCCACACCCCTTCTACAGCCACTGCCAATTCCCATTCCCGGCCAGAGTTGCCATCGCTGCAATTCAATGTAAATGGTCCAATGCGGTGGCTTCCTAAGGGCGGGAAAGCAGGAGAGGAGTAAGGCAAAAATTGTAGGGGGAGGTGTTTGTGTACATTTGTATATCGCCAGCTTTGCTTTCAACAccttcagctgctgttgcttcacCCACTCCATGCAACCCATTTTCGCGTTCCGATTCATTTTTCAAGCCTTTACCACCGCCACCCACTCCGATTTTTCACCCTTCCTATCGGCCCGCTTTTCCCATTTGGCAACGCCTTATGCACGGTTCATTTTTGGCAGCTCATGAATATTCATGGACATGAACGCGCAAAGGCCTGGCAACTAGCTATCTGGCGGTGTCAGCAGCACCATGGCACCACCATAGAGAGAGGTGGCAaccctacactgaaaaaaaaagaccaacttctaagatcaagaacattcatcttaaatattttgttcttaaaaaagGAACATTttaagcaaggctgcaaaccacaaaaatttgaataaaggttcggttcggcggctCGAACCATAGACCAAGACTTGGGTTCGGCTCGCGAACCGGTTTTGggccccctgaacccaaggtttgggttcgagccttaattcaatttaatgcacTTCAATCACAatgattgaaatttttcttgaccaattagattttaaaaataaaaaataacgaatttttctaattatctaaatttttttaatatgacttatttttatccaaagtctcaaatagttaagtaatattagaaaagcataaaatgtatgttattatttcattttcaaccCGAGCCTATTAATAAGGAAAGTGgctcggtttaggttcggatTCGCagtgtaaataatttaagggtttggttcatgatccggttgaGGCTGCTTGAAAACCCGATCCGAGCCGGCTcagcgaggttcggttcagaaccggtttgcagccttgattctAAGACaatattactaattttaataatattattctaaatattcaaagttcttaataaaagaataaatattttaaattgttcggaaagtatatatatgtaatatttaatattaaacaaattgtggccccgtggcgctctggttagagaaacccgttcagttgtgaagcagaaggcggcggttcgaatcccactcgtaacaaattaaaataccatttaaaaaattaccaagacaaAATAGACtctttataaatcaaaaaaaataaataaataaataaaattaaaaatgtaaaaatcatttttaatttttttatattttgatttaaatttcaagaacatttattcttaaatcaagaGCTTTGtcttatttcaaaaatgttcttagaccaaaattcttagttttgagaacaATATCTTGATGTTAGCAcactttttttcagtgcagtGTTGCACCACCCGCCCCTCTATCACATTATGCAAGCCATATTTTTTGGTCCGCTCGCCGCGTTTACAAATTGTTCACGCCCTGCATTTAGTCTGGCAAGGAAGATGGACAGCAAACGCAACCACAACTAGTCCAAGTAGCAGACAAAGGGAGCGCAGGGAGTGAATACTTGGTACAGTAACTGTTTTTATTGTGGaaatctctctctatctctctctctctctctctctctctttctctatctctctctctctctcactgtgCGCTCAAACACTTtacttcttttaatttaattgggATTCTCTGTGGAGCTGCTTGGCTCCTGTGATtgctcctccttctcctcgtcctcctgctcctgcttgGATTTGGGTTTGGGCATCGCAAATCTCTTGGTCCAATAGCGTGCAATCTTGTCGTGCTCCTTGCGATTGCATTTGTATTGCTCGGCAATGCCCATGACAAGCGGATCATGTGGATTACATTCACCGATGAGCACCCAAATCGAGAGCAGTACCTTGGCAATATTCATGACGGGTGACCAGCGCTCGTTGAGCACATCGAGGCAGATGACACCCCGACTGTCCACATTGCAGTGATAGATGCGGGTCACAAAGCGAATCTGTGGCGGACGGAATGGATATGCGCCGGGAAAACGAATGTCCAGCTTGAAGATACCACCCTCATAGACGCTACCGCTCGGACCGTTCACCGTTGCCTTCCAATGGA of Drosophila innubila isolate TH190305 chromosome X, UK_Dinn_1.0, whole genome shotgun sequence contains these proteins:
- the LOC117786063 gene encoding ubiquitin-conjugating enzyme E2 4, with protein sequence MSSKSSIVVSPSKTKPIAEKAAEEEGNVATPPGDENEPSTSQGQVRNQAESGGSVSDSSKVAISQHQLNGPVMRIKRELSEITKNPPPNCSAEMHKEDLFHWKATVNGPSGSVYEGGIFKLDIRFPGAYPFRPPQIRFVTRIYHCNVDSRGVICLDVLNERWSPVMNIAKVLLSIWVLIGECNPHDPLVMGIAEQYKCNRKEHDKIARYWTKRFAMPKPKSKQEQEDEEKEEQSQEPSSSTENPN